Sequence from the Helianthus annuus cultivar XRQ/B chromosome 13, HanXRQr2.0-SUNRISE, whole genome shotgun sequence genome:
ttctttcatttttttaatctttaattattattattactcgtatttgtttttaaaacattatttCATTTAAAAAGAAACTTTTTTTTGATTATTTGAAAAATAATCGTTTTCTTACGTTTTAAACTAAAGCGAGTCATTTTAATTTTGAAATGGATTTTTTTGTTCATAGCGTCTTGAAGGGGGTATGCGAATTCGGTTCGTATAAACAATGATACACAAAAAATTAAATGAAGCTTTAAAGCCAGCCAACTTAACTaacgttttattttctttttacgtcttattacttttaataaataaaagttattaattatattaaaaaaacattttaatataataatactaataaaaatagaaatagaaaGATGAGAGAACTAAAAtacgaaataaataaaaaatataaatgcagctgttttttttttcaaaaaaaagttcTGAAACTTTTTTATTGTATAAAAAATatcttttttattaattttaatgacgTTTTATAgaaacataataaaatactagTAATAGAAAGTGTCTTCAAATTATAGAAACAcaatagttttcaaaaataatatttGAATTGTTTAGAGTGACGAAATTTAACaacttttaaattatatttttagaaaGGGGGTATTTACATTTAGTCAACCCCTATATTTATTCGTATCAAGGACTTCAATCCTAACCTGGACATACTTAAACCCGTGCAACTTAAACACAACCGGTATAACCATTTATCCAAACAAGTTGATGGATGTAAACAACATCTTGGGTCATATATATGGAatgagtttttttatttttaattctaattttaaacatgttgtgcgttttaaaatatatatttttatttttagttctAATTTTAAACGGGTTGATGGATCGACTTGTTTAATTAAAGTGAGTTAGATTTGAAAGTACTCTTTTAAGCTTTTAAAGGAAAGTGATTATTCATTCTATATATAGGTAGTTTTTATGGAACAATTAATTTCCTCTTAACTGAAAAGAAAAGTGAATCAATCCTAGAAAACCATATAGAAATTGAACGAGACATAATTTTATGTAATAAAGAATCTCACTacacatgaaaaaaaaaagaggagTAAAATATTATTAAAACTAAAGATCTATCTATATAAAGTATGGTACTTATCGGCCACCGCACCTGGTAATAATATTGCAACCCCGACGATACGGGTTAGCTTGACGTCTACTATTACAGTTGTAATAAGAGTGACCACGATGATTACATGGAACATTGTTCTTTTGTAGTGCACCATAGCTGATGTAGCCCCTTCCTGCTAGAACTCGTCTAGCACTCTCAGACTCCATCGTGACCTCCTCCTCTTCAAGGTCCCTTACGATTTCACCACGACCATTCCCCTCAAAGGGCACATTCATGGAAGAGGAAAGTGCAAAACAAGAAAACGCCAACGCTAAGATGAAAAATGCAATACCGTTAGCCATTTTTAGAGACAATAAGAAGAAATGAAATCAAAGAATAGAGGTTTTTGGTGTTATAGTTTTGGGCAAGAGTTGAGATTTTTGGGGAGAAATAACAGAAGTGTTTTGTGGTTAAGATTTATGATCCACAAGTATTTGGAATGCAAGAACGTAACAAACATATTAGAGTTTTTGACGTTTGACTGGCTATGCATGGCCATAATCAGTCTTAACATGAATGTTTTCCTAGTAAAACTTTCACTGAGGAGTCGCCTAAACTTTTGTAAGGGTACAAAAATAAATCAATTTGGATATAACATTCATTATATTTTGTGATATATTCCATAATTTTATGAAAACAAGATCCTTTACTTtaagaagcaaaaaaaaaaaaaaaaactagtgttCCTTTTTGAAACCTTGTAAACGCTCTAAGGCTGGTGGGTATGGTATATGATGGGCTTTATCACACCACATCAGCACCACGTAGGATTAGAGATGGGCATTTTCGGGTATTTTtaaaacccggaaccggttccaacccggaaccgggtatggGTACAAGTGAATGGAACCGGGTTGTAAGTGGAACCGGGTCCGGGTATAACCCGGGTACACGTCATTTTTTTAGAACCGGTGGAACCGGTTTCGGGTACTATAGAACCGGGTCCGGGTACTATGCAGAACCGGTTACGGGTACTGTGCAGAACCGGTTCCACTGCGTATTTCAGAAAAAGCGACTGACGGCTACTGTTAGTAACCGGTTCCGGCAGAAAAAgctgttttttttaaatttgtacCGTTAGAACCGGTAATCAAAATCGTTTAACAGAACCGGTAATCAAAATCGTTTAACAGAACCGGTTTCGTTAAACGATTTTGATTATCGGTAATCATAATCGGTAATCAAAATCGTTTAACAGAACCGGTTCCGTGGGTCTGATCAGAATCGGTTCCTTCGGGACTGATCAGAATCGGTTcctataatttatttttttgctCGTTTGCTTGAGGACGGTGCGACACTTTCACTTCCGCTACACTTTGGTGCGGGCACTTCGTTACAATCGTCTTCGGAATCATTGGTCTCTACCTcgtcttcctcttcatcctcttcTTCAATAATCTTGTGCTCCAACTCCACCTCGTCTTCGAGACTCGACTTATGTTGAACACGATCAACGCCGTCCAAATGGTCTTTTAGGCAAATTGCCATCTCTAGCGACTTCGGGGTTAATCTTGTTCTTCTAATCGACAATACCCTACCACTAAGAGAAAAAACACTTTACGAAGCTACCGTGGAAGCTTGGACCGTTAGTAAATCACGAGCCATGGTGGCTAAAATCGGGAATTCCGATTCTTtagacttccaccatgccaaaATGTCAAAATTATTATACTCCTCGGCCGTCATAGTAAGTGCATCATCCCTTAGTTTATATCGGCCGAGTTCACTAGATGGTTCGTTACCCCTTTGTTGTTTCGCCGTTTCGTCTCTAACGACGTTCAACATGGTTATGATGGGGTCGGCAATTGTTTGATCTTTAGAGGCCGATGATGAAGCTCCATTAAAAATGGTATGATTTTTTTCcccatatttttttaaataatgatcATAAAGTTTATTCAAAGATTCATCGAAAAGTTTTTTAGTTTTGGCTTTCAATGTTGGATCCTCCTCGTGCATATCCAACTTGTCGTAAATTTCATCAACTAACGCGTTAACACCCGCTACGTTTAAAATTGGGTTTAAAGCGGCGGCACATAAAAATACGGGTGGTAAgtccaaaaaatattttttaaatttattgatCATTGGTGTCAACATGTTCCTCAACATGTCACTTgagttttcaaactttttaaaattagTTGTTATCAAATATAATTCGGAAATAACTCGAGAACTAGTGGGATAATAAACACCGGAAATTAAAGTTGTTGATTTtttgaaaacttttaaaaaaTCACTTAGTGTTTGAATGTTATTCCAAGCCGTGTCGGGAAAAGGGTCGACTTGGTAGTCATCACTTAAAGTTGTATGAAATGCTTTTAAAGTGCCCATTTGTTTTAAAGCCATTTCAAACATATGACAAGTTGAATTCCAACGAGCTGGGATATCCCAATTAGGACCAATTAATTTTTGGTTAACTtctttacaaagtttgttataaTCTTGATATCTTTCTGTACCACTTTTAAAAACATCTTGAAGCATAGTTCTAAAAGCTATAATAAAATCCGctacaaatttattttttaaaccgTCTTGCACAACTAAATTAATAATATGAGCAACACATCTTGTGTGAAAAAAAGCACCATCACAAATTGGTTTGTACTTCAACTTTAGTTTTTGGATCGCATTTGAGTTGTTTGAGGCGTTATcgaaagatattgaaaatattttatcctctaaacaatattttataattgtggcattcataattttataaatattttctcccGAATGAGGAGAAGGAAACTCTTCAAATGCGATCGTACGTTTCATCATTTGCCATGTATTGGGATCAACCCAATGAGCGGTGACACAAATGTATGATTCGGGTAAACCGTGTGGAGTCGACCACACATCACTAGTTAAATTTACACAAGtctttaaattttgaaaaaatgcaATTAaatcttttcttgcattttccCATATATTTAAACAATGACGTTTTAAAGTTCGACGACTTACATGTTTGTAGCTAGGTTGAAGAGTCTCCCTAATTAGCTTAGTGAGATCGGGGTCGTCAAAGTGTCCAAAAGGCAACGCTTTTTTGATGACCAACGTCGCCATCCTATCACGAGTTATCTTTTGTTCGTAGCGGAAAATGTTACCATCTTTTGAAAGTTGAACTTGACCGGGTGTCAAATCTTTTAGAGCTTTGCAATACTTTTCCGCATGCTTCGTTAAAGAAGAATTAGAATCCTTGCTTAACAAGGAGCCACAATGCTTGCATTGAGCCTTTTGCGAACCATCGCTCATCTCGACTAAATCCCAATTGCACCAAACATCCATATTGCAGCTATGCGATAATGTTCCCACCACAAATGGAGCATTTGAACCTTTTGGAACATTATTGACGGATGGGGAGTTTGTGCTTTTAGAGTTCTTGGAAGCCATTTGAAATATGTAAAGAAGGTGAAGAAATAGATACAAGAAGAAGATGAGttgtgaaaaaaaataaaaaaaaattgtgatatTTATAGTATAACCGGTTCCAACGGTCATAAAGGAACCGGTTCCAACGGTCAGATTTGCATTTAATGAGTTACCATATATCAAGGAACCGGGTACAACGGTCAGATCCATATAAGAATCGGTTCCAACGGTAACATACCGGGTACAGATAGGAACCGAGTACGGGTAGGAACCGGGTACGGGTAGAAACCGGGTACGGTTGactttttttagaaaaaatgGGAACCGGGTAATACCCGTCGGGTTTTTTAAACCTGGGACCGGTTCCTCTGAGCATCGGGTAGGAACCGGAACCGGGTCCGGGTCGGATCCACTGGAATCGGGTAGGAACCGGTTTTTATGCCCATCTCTACGTAGGATTCATGTTACATAGGGGGTTTTAAAGTTTATCtctttaacttgcatgcaatggtttaaagcccctatcatgattacctaattatttaatttttgaattttatatgttttttaatttgtataccatttttatttaaaaacaaaattaaaataacataatttcaataaaataattaaaagattACAAACTacttaaaaatgaaaaaaaaaaaaaaaactacaaagttacttaaaaaaactaccaacttaaaaataaaaataaaaccctacTAAAAAGCTACATATATTTTGCTCGGATTTTTGTCTTACGAGCCTTTAAAATTAATCGGTCATCCTCCGGGAGGTTGGAAAAGTCTTTCTCGAGAAACTTCATATATTTCTCGATTTATTTCTCCATTTTAAGTTCATTGCATGCTCCTTTTCCTTGATCGAGAGAAGCCGAGTGAGTCTATCGTCGAACTCATCCAACCTTAATGGGTCATCCGATGGCGTTGAAGAGGAGGTGTCTCGTGCTACTGCCTTGCTTCTATCCCTACTCTTAGGTAGTGGCAGCTCTTGAAGTTCCTCGAACAATGCATATTTTGGCTCGTTACTAGGCTGGCGATGGGTCTATAGCGCCACCTCTTTGGCGAGCTCGGGATGGATGTGGGACGCCATACGAAGCTAACGAAGATGATGTGGCCAGGGGCGGTATACCACACCCCTGCCTTAGACTTCTCACCAAAAGATGAAACCCGTCCAGCAATGTAAAAATCTTAGTCATGGACATGATTTGGAGGTATTATCACTATGTAGTGTGGAAAAAAAGGTTGGCTATTATATGAGGGTATAGGCAGAATGCAACATCCTTAGCATCCTTAGTTTTAGGTTATCTTTGGAAATTGAATTTTTACTGTTGGCCATTAAAAAAAACAGCTTCAAactaattaacaaaatataacaattttatatattttaaaattgTTTAATCTTTTATAGTTataaaaatcatcaaattatATACGATCTCTTTATTTTAAACCCAAGACCTCTCTCTCAAATCTAAGTATTTAAAGACTTTAATTTTACACATGTACCATCAGTACCCATTGCTACGATGTAACATAATTAAGTACACAATACACTGAAGCTAAAATATGTCACTTTATTTGTTAGATAATTCGTAATatacaaagtaattaaaataggCAACCTTTAGACCATCCGtagtggttaagaaaaataatgcccTCATCATGGGGCATTATCTGACACGTGTCATCTCAGTCAGCATGAGGAATTattgcaaaagtggtgtagtagggcattattccaataacgcccATGCAAGTGGGACATGAAGACACACACACACGAAATATGGGGCATTATTCAAAAGTTGTCAGACCATGTGGGGAAAAGTGATTGGCTAGTCAAACCTTCCATTGGCCTTGCAATTGTTTGTTTGagcgttttaaataaaacgcTGGAGTccaattttttcaaaaaatttcccAAATAACGCCCTATGTAATGGGAGGGGAGGCGTTtttgggcgttttttttttaatttttttaaaaaaatgccccactacacatggtcttagggtgtaaggggcactcccctaagaggggagtcccctctcttacgcacaccgaatcaggttatgccacgtcaactcccctcttaaactcccctcgcaccccaatttgatgacggcactcccctattaggtgacttatttttttattcaaaaaaaaaagtaaaagttTTTGATTGGTTGAAAACAGGCTGGCCCCACCATGTCATCTCCCCCTCTTCGGTGAACAAGCCCCGAACAAACCCACCGATTTGGGTCCCCGCACCGATGGCGCCGGTGTTCTCGAGCGGTGAATTGGGTCACCGCACGCACTCCCCGCGAGTGACCCGATCACCCTTGCCACTTGTTTTTATCTTTGAATAGTCATTTATTACATATTAAATAGTCATTTATTACATATTAAATTTTCACACATTTTTTccaaacaaaacacacacattcCACAATGCTAAATTCTttaaatatttaatttttttgACCAATGAAAATTAACTTTTGGCAACGActtttaaatagtttttttttatatatataacgaCTCTATCTAGGCTGATTAGTATGACTTATTTATATTTAGATTGAtatttttaacggcaaatttctttaCTCATGTCGTTTATGGAACTTGAATTCAAGACCGCTCAAGGTGTTTTTAAAGGCATTGTCTTTGCCAATGTACCATCACCCCATTAGTTGTTTTAGATTGATATTCTATTTCGTTGAATAGACACATGTTTGTATTCATACTAAAGGGTCAATTCCTGGAAACCCCTTTAACCTATTTATAACATGTTTAATTCATTTACAAGTTTATCATGACCTGATTGGAACCCCTTTACATCTTTAAAAGTGTGTTTGATTTATGATTGATGACTTTACACGAGTAAATATATGTCACGTTCACTtcattaaggggctgtttggtagcctcttaatgaccattcagatgctacctcttaatggtttaaaacctctgaatgaataagaggtaacctcaagtctgaatggttaagaggtaacctctgaatggtaaatcatcacatgtcatattcttctaccttctcattggtaaaattcttaatggttccattaagaggtagcctcttaatgaccattcagaggctaccaaacagcccctaagttaaATAATCAACATGAAGCTGTCAAACAAATTAACCGACACAATTATCACCTCTATTATATTATATCTATCTAACATATTATGATATTCATCGAACCTTTTTCTCCATTACAATTTTAACAATTGAAATTACCGGAAAACTGGAAAAGCACAAAAGGATTAATTAAAAATCGtaactaaggggttgtttgtttactaCTTAATGAGGTTCTTAATGGTCCAGACACTGGTTCAATATTTattggttcagactgtttgtttcgcgagcagatgtctgaatgatccagacatttgcctctgaatggttaatcATTATaatgagtctgaatggttaagaccactaatatgaattggtcagacatttgcatctgaatgattaagtattatactggctcttaatagTTAGGACCTGTTACTGAtttaacacttaatggttcagacttttTAGTGATTTAGCACTTAAGCATTCAGAAGTTACCTAACAACCTCTAAAACTTTATTAAGAATTTAAAAATATTGAAATCAAACACTTCTAGTCACTTGGGTTTTTGTTCAAATGTATAATATGaagtaggggtgtgcatgggtcggtttgggtcggttttgaccaaaaaccataaccataaccataaccgatcggttatggtggttgtggttattcggttttgatggttattgttaggggaagattttccaatgatcagtgatcctcaactACTATCAAGCTTAGTGATCCCCAATTCTATtaaattagtgatcctcagaagttattgtgggatcaggatcatggatcatcatagtgatccttatactaacgattgccTGCTTTGTATATGatcttgttttgcaggagtacgagcttggacttggtcttggcgatattcctggagcatattccatacttattccgcacgtgcttaactaaagtggacgttatggagttcgtggAAGACTTGCACAAAAtgcggaatgt
This genomic interval carries:
- the LOC110900492 gene encoding rapid alkalinization factor, with translation MANGIAFFILALAFSCFALSSSMNVPFEGNGRGEIVRDLEEEEVTMESESARRVLAGRGYISYGALQKNNVPCNHRGHSYYNCNSRRQANPYRRGCNIITRCGGR